One region of Pagrus major chromosome 7, Pma_NU_1.0 genomic DNA includes:
- the znf362b gene encoding zinc finger protein 362b isoform X1, with protein MAEPRFNNPYFWPPPPSMPGQLDNLVLINKIKEQLMAEKIRPLHLPPTSTPSQQSLLVPTSSPDGSAQHVMSVPKLQQLPGHHPQGSGQPDIALHARPASSSGPDGNMDDKSAVKAKGLWEDWHMRQLSEQPGRINHRSVSGEKTVLGFPSPGLALSSRPDSHSTSEALTPTTPTSSSQHRLGGAPSVNIISGLASGPGMDHMKAGGLAGLLGPPPKAPRGRKKIKAENQSGPLLVVPYPILADQGCVTIAPKEGKTYRCKVCPLTFLTKSEMQIHSKSHTEAKPHKCPHCSKTFANASYLSQHLRIHLGIKPYHCSYCENSFRQLSHLQQHTRIHTGDRPYKCAHPGCEKAFTQLSNLQSHQRQHNKDKPYKCPNCYRAYSDSASLQIHLSAHAIKNAKAYCCSMCGRAYTSETYLMKHMSKHTVVEHLVSHQSPQRTESPSIPIRISLI; from the exons G CTGGATAACCTGGTGCTCATTAACAAGATCAAGGAGCAGCTGATGGCTGAGAAGATCCGACCCCTGCACCTGCCGCCTACCTCCACCCCTTCCCAGCAGTCTTTGCTGGTGCCCACCTCGTCCCCGGACGGTAGCGCTCAGCACGTCATGTCGGTGCCAAAGCTGCAGCAGTTGCCGGGCCACCACCCGCAGGGCTCCGGACAGCCGGACATCGCTCTCCACGCTCGTCCTGCCTCCAGCTCTGGACCAG ATGGAAACATGGACGACAAGTCGGCAGTGAAGGCCAAAGGACTGTGGGAGGACTGGCACATGAGACAGCTCAGTGAGCAGCCTGGCCGGATCAACCATCGCTCAG TAAGTGGGGAAAAAACAGTTCTGGGTTTCCCTTCTCCAGGTCTGGCTCTGTCATCCCGACCCGACAGCCACAGCACCTCAGAGGCCCTGACCCCCACGACTCCAACCTCCAGCAGCCAGCACCGCCTGGGCGGCGCTCCCTCCGTGAACATCATCTCTGGGCTTGCCAGCGGTCCTGGCATGGACCACATGAAAGCCGGTGGCCTGGCTGGACTCTTGGGCCCCCCACCCAAGGCACCCCGGGGACGTAAGAAGATCAAAGCTGAAAACCAGTCTGGGCCTCTGCTGGTGGTGCCCTACCCCATCCTAGCTGACCAAGGCTGCGTCACCATCGCACCCAAAGAGGGCAAAACGTACAG ATGTAAAGTGTGCCCGCTCACCTTCTTAACCAAGTCAGAGATGCAGATTCACTCCAAGTCCCACACGGAGGCCAAACCACACAAGTGTCCCCACTGCTCCAAGACGTTCGCCAACGCCTCCTACCTGTCCCAGCACCTGCGCATCCACCTGGGGATCAAACCCTACCACTGCTCCTACTGCGAGAACTCGTTCCGTCAGCTgtcacacctgcagcagcacaccAG AATCCACACTGGCGATAGGCCTTATAAATGTGCTCATCCCGGATGTGAAAAGGCTTTTACCCAGCTGTCTAACCTTCAG TCTCACCAGAGGCAGCACAATAAAGACAAGCCGTATAAATGTCCTAACTGCTACCGTGCCTACTCAGACTCTGCATCGTTGCAGATCCACTTGTCAGCGCACGCCATCAAAAACGCTAAGGCCTACTGCTGTAGCATGTGTGGCCGGGCATACACCTCA GAGACCTACCTTATGAAGCACATGTCCAAACACACGGTGGTGGAGCACCTAGTGAGCCACCAGTCGCCTCAGAGGACCGAGTCCCCAAGCATCCCCATCCGCATCTCCCTAATCTGA
- the znf362b gene encoding zinc finger protein 362b isoform X3: MAEPRFNNPYFWPPPPSMPGQLDNLVLINKIKEQLMAEKIRPLHLPPTSTPSQQSLLVPTSSPDGSAQHVMSVPKLQQLPGHHPQGSGQPDIALHARPASSSGPDGNMDDKSAVKAKGLWEDWHMRQLSEQPGRINHRSGLALSSRPDSHSTSEALTPTTPTSSSQHRLGGAPSVNIISGLASGPGMDHMKAGGLAGLLGPPPKAPRGRKKIKAENQSGPLLVVPYPILADQGCVTIAPKEGKTYRCKVCPLTFLTKSEMQIHSKSHTEAKPHKCPHCSKTFANASYLSQHLRIHLGIKPYHCSYCENSFRQLSHLQQHTRIHTGDRPYKCAHPGCEKAFTQLSNLQSHQRQHNKDKPYKCPNCYRAYSDSASLQIHLSAHAIKNAKAYCCSMCGRAYTSETYLMKHMSKHTVVEHLVSHQSPQRTESPSIPIRISLI; this comes from the exons G CTGGATAACCTGGTGCTCATTAACAAGATCAAGGAGCAGCTGATGGCTGAGAAGATCCGACCCCTGCACCTGCCGCCTACCTCCACCCCTTCCCAGCAGTCTTTGCTGGTGCCCACCTCGTCCCCGGACGGTAGCGCTCAGCACGTCATGTCGGTGCCAAAGCTGCAGCAGTTGCCGGGCCACCACCCGCAGGGCTCCGGACAGCCGGACATCGCTCTCCACGCTCGTCCTGCCTCCAGCTCTGGACCAG ATGGAAACATGGACGACAAGTCGGCAGTGAAGGCCAAAGGACTGTGGGAGGACTGGCACATGAGACAGCTCAGTGAGCAGCCTGGCCGGATCAACCATCGCTCAG GTCTGGCTCTGTCATCCCGACCCGACAGCCACAGCACCTCAGAGGCCCTGACCCCCACGACTCCAACCTCCAGCAGCCAGCACCGCCTGGGCGGCGCTCCCTCCGTGAACATCATCTCTGGGCTTGCCAGCGGTCCTGGCATGGACCACATGAAAGCCGGTGGCCTGGCTGGACTCTTGGGCCCCCCACCCAAGGCACCCCGGGGACGTAAGAAGATCAAAGCTGAAAACCAGTCTGGGCCTCTGCTGGTGGTGCCCTACCCCATCCTAGCTGACCAAGGCTGCGTCACCATCGCACCCAAAGAGGGCAAAACGTACAG ATGTAAAGTGTGCCCGCTCACCTTCTTAACCAAGTCAGAGATGCAGATTCACTCCAAGTCCCACACGGAGGCCAAACCACACAAGTGTCCCCACTGCTCCAAGACGTTCGCCAACGCCTCCTACCTGTCCCAGCACCTGCGCATCCACCTGGGGATCAAACCCTACCACTGCTCCTACTGCGAGAACTCGTTCCGTCAGCTgtcacacctgcagcagcacaccAG AATCCACACTGGCGATAGGCCTTATAAATGTGCTCATCCCGGATGTGAAAAGGCTTTTACCCAGCTGTCTAACCTTCAG TCTCACCAGAGGCAGCACAATAAAGACAAGCCGTATAAATGTCCTAACTGCTACCGTGCCTACTCAGACTCTGCATCGTTGCAGATCCACTTGTCAGCGCACGCCATCAAAAACGCTAAGGCCTACTGCTGTAGCATGTGTGGCCGGGCATACACCTCA GAGACCTACCTTATGAAGCACATGTCCAAACACACGGTGGTGGAGCACCTAGTGAGCCACCAGTCGCCTCAGAGGACCGAGTCCCCAAGCATCCCCATCCGCATCTCCCTAATCTGA
- the znf362b gene encoding zinc finger protein 362b isoform X2 codes for MAEPRFNNPYFWPPPPSMPGQIKEQLMAEKIRPLHLPPTSTPSQQSLLVPTSSPDGSAQHVMSVPKLQQLPGHHPQGSGQPDIALHARPASSSGPDGNMDDKSAVKAKGLWEDWHMRQLSEQPGRINHRSVSGEKTVLGFPSPGLALSSRPDSHSTSEALTPTTPTSSSQHRLGGAPSVNIISGLASGPGMDHMKAGGLAGLLGPPPKAPRGRKKIKAENQSGPLLVVPYPILADQGCVTIAPKEGKTYRCKVCPLTFLTKSEMQIHSKSHTEAKPHKCPHCSKTFANASYLSQHLRIHLGIKPYHCSYCENSFRQLSHLQQHTRIHTGDRPYKCAHPGCEKAFTQLSNLQSHQRQHNKDKPYKCPNCYRAYSDSASLQIHLSAHAIKNAKAYCCSMCGRAYTSETYLMKHMSKHTVVEHLVSHQSPQRTESPSIPIRISLI; via the exons G ATCAAGGAGCAGCTGATGGCTGAGAAGATCCGACCCCTGCACCTGCCGCCTACCTCCACCCCTTCCCAGCAGTCTTTGCTGGTGCCCACCTCGTCCCCGGACGGTAGCGCTCAGCACGTCATGTCGGTGCCAAAGCTGCAGCAGTTGCCGGGCCACCACCCGCAGGGCTCCGGACAGCCGGACATCGCTCTCCACGCTCGTCCTGCCTCCAGCTCTGGACCAG ATGGAAACATGGACGACAAGTCGGCAGTGAAGGCCAAAGGACTGTGGGAGGACTGGCACATGAGACAGCTCAGTGAGCAGCCTGGCCGGATCAACCATCGCTCAG TAAGTGGGGAAAAAACAGTTCTGGGTTTCCCTTCTCCAGGTCTGGCTCTGTCATCCCGACCCGACAGCCACAGCACCTCAGAGGCCCTGACCCCCACGACTCCAACCTCCAGCAGCCAGCACCGCCTGGGCGGCGCTCCCTCCGTGAACATCATCTCTGGGCTTGCCAGCGGTCCTGGCATGGACCACATGAAAGCCGGTGGCCTGGCTGGACTCTTGGGCCCCCCACCCAAGGCACCCCGGGGACGTAAGAAGATCAAAGCTGAAAACCAGTCTGGGCCTCTGCTGGTGGTGCCCTACCCCATCCTAGCTGACCAAGGCTGCGTCACCATCGCACCCAAAGAGGGCAAAACGTACAG ATGTAAAGTGTGCCCGCTCACCTTCTTAACCAAGTCAGAGATGCAGATTCACTCCAAGTCCCACACGGAGGCCAAACCACACAAGTGTCCCCACTGCTCCAAGACGTTCGCCAACGCCTCCTACCTGTCCCAGCACCTGCGCATCCACCTGGGGATCAAACCCTACCACTGCTCCTACTGCGAGAACTCGTTCCGTCAGCTgtcacacctgcagcagcacaccAG AATCCACACTGGCGATAGGCCTTATAAATGTGCTCATCCCGGATGTGAAAAGGCTTTTACCCAGCTGTCTAACCTTCAG TCTCACCAGAGGCAGCACAATAAAGACAAGCCGTATAAATGTCCTAACTGCTACCGTGCCTACTCAGACTCTGCATCGTTGCAGATCCACTTGTCAGCGCACGCCATCAAAAACGCTAAGGCCTACTGCTGTAGCATGTGTGGCCGGGCATACACCTCA GAGACCTACCTTATGAAGCACATGTCCAAACACACGGTGGTGGAGCACCTAGTGAGCCACCAGTCGCCTCAGAGGACCGAGTCCCCAAGCATCCCCATCCGCATCTCCCTAATCTGA
- the ccdc30 gene encoding uncharacterized protein ccdc30 — MEEVESYVAHIRGLLEEREGLTAEYERDNEHLRHELHLIRQQQESQSKELAEMLAQEDLGEMGLSSPSEQVAYLLVERATLLERLEAAERRLESQSLTDNSKEVQQQEHICLALGEELTQQREDMQKTIDNVTKQCSSQSPLKKLFGLRRSGQSKHNITPAHSEEISRERNERQRLERDLDEASRRLAMAHQDIRRLTNELDAAKNNNLDLSGFELQGTLQEVENLRKEVEKLKHCDMMKLQRAKEQNDRLDVENRALRERVRTLESEKKNLLDQSADQDVVAKEDQKDQSINSDPQNSQSGNEKDYIHKRCREAMEDGLVQVRELQRQLQRLRKGQEELEERNEELEALLGEAQNASKEERHRHEGELEGLHRRIKGLEAELKKQDAQEKVLKNGEDVKSTESYLQLHLRDSSQERLALLEARLTEEKDWRKQLEVDLSAAQAALKKDKEALQIGERERKKLRLEVNSLQTECQQGKTLIKSLTQVKGEKAVLEEKVAQMERAHSRLQSELERFKDGNRTQEDLRENRLQVDQLQVQADGLIAELNSLQTAHDALRSEMDAERRQTAELRAKLSSSVQEKLTAEGERERLELEIQRLKEQLKWHQEQLSSTMKAPIRSQTPELHTAHVETRLNPVERSKDEYMEQVSCLKQELNHLQTKLGEERKLASQHQLALQAQVSEAQAHVKSQDLVLSQKAEEAKQMKQDLQRAQSLFTSAERELRYEKEKSMDLKRHNTLLDQEKLKLCAELKQVQTKLVQVEQSVHTQAAECERQQQKIRELELELARNCTNRSATTTLQEDLQAERARLIAADKMVLELQQQLKSAQHQLRVEEARAGESSRLERDSRDLSDTLSALRAKQQEEHITRRLLEQREEELQQQVRSLRLKEASMTRTNAELSHRVQQLETRLAILEAEISKAREEVRDGQKSSHRLQEDLVASQQDCDRLQGELQQVLLQLDTHVRKYNEKQSQHKTKLRQAKQVFLKVTAQRDRVIQKLENDLLLASSLSHKEKERIHTVTEENEKLLEEKRELLRKISEAEEMGSQGMRTASTVQHRVNVLEVENRQLQDRTLKLSNQVSSLERALRNVQSYYSLENTKKVLPSESLCDGILHTSTLSLTSGPCDPLDILDAICRVKVGERMVVDGNRASVSAHHPSEQGYLNLTSPLVPPDTKGTEESSNNSEQV, encoded by the exons atggaggag GTGGAGAGCTATGTTGCACATATTCGTGGGCTGTTGGAAGAGCGTGAGGGACTCACTGCAGAATATGAGAGAGACAATGAACACTTGCGACATGAGCTTCACCTTATCAGACAACAACAAG AGAGTCAGAGCAAGGAGCTGGCAGAGATGTTGGCTCAGGAGGACCTTGGGGAGATGGGCTTGAGTAGCCCCAGTGAGCAGGTGGCTTACTTGTTGGTGGAGAGGGCCACACTGCTGGAAAGGCTGGAGGCTGCTGAGAGGAGACTGGAAAGTCAGAGCCTCACTGACAACTCGAAGGAAGTCCAGCAGCAG GAGCATATCTGCCTCGCGTTGGGGGAAGAGCTAACGCAGCAGAGGGAGGATATGCAGAAAACCATAGATAACGTGACAAAG CAGTGTTCATCCCAGagtccactgaagaagctgttTGGGCTGCGCAGGTCTGGTCAGAGCAAACACAATATTACCCCT GCCCACAGTGAGGAGATTTCACGTGAGCGAAATGAGCGCCAGAGGCTGGAGCGGGACCTGGATGAGGCGTCTAGGAGGCTGGCAATGGCTCATCAGGATATCCGCAGACTCACCAATGAACTGGATGCTGCCAAGAACAACAACCTAGACCTAAGTG GGTTTGAGCTTCAGGGAACGCTCCAGGAAGTAGAGAACCTGAGGAAGGAAGTggagaaactgaaacactgtg ATATGATGAAGCTGCAGCGAGCCAAAGAGCAAAATGACAGACTAGATGTCGAGAACAGAGCTCTGAGGGAGAGAGTCCGCACTTTAgagtctgagaaaaaaaatctcttggACCAG TCAGCAGACCAAGATGTTGTTGCCAAAGAGGATCAAAAAGACCAGAGCATTAACAGTGATCCACAAAACAGTCAGTCCGGCAATGAAAAGGATTACATTCACAAACG GTGTCGTGAAGCGATGGAAGACGGGCTTGTACAGGTGAGGGAGCTGCAACGGCAACTCCAGAGGCTACGCAAGGGCcaggaagagctggaggagaggaacGAGGAGCTGGAGGCACTGCTGGGGGAGGCTCAGAATGCCAGCAAGGAGGAGAGGCATCGCCACGAGGGAGAACTGGAGGGACTCCACAGAAGA ATCAAAGGCCTGGAGGCAGAGCTGAAGAAGCAGGATGCCCAAGAGAAAGTGCTGAAGAATGGAGAAGACGTCAAATCCACTGAGTCCTACTTACAGCTG CACCTGAGGGACAGCAGCCAGGAGAGGTTGGCTCTGCTAGAGGCTCGTCTGACCGAGGAGAAGGACTGGAGGAAACAGCTGGAGGTAGACCTCAGTGCTGCCCAGGCTGCCCTCAAAAAGGACAAAGAG GCTTTGCAGATCGGTGAAAGAGAGCGGAAGAAGCTGAGACTTGAGGTCAACAGTCTTCAGACAGAATGCCAACAAGGGAAAACACTCATCAAGAGCCTCACCCAAGTCAAAGGGGAGAAAGCAGTTCTGGAGGAAAAG GTGGCCCAGATGGAGCGTGCCCACAGCCGCCTCCAGAGCGAGCTGGAACGCTTCAAGGATGGTAACCGGACCCAGGAAGACCTCAGGGAAAACAGGCTTCAGGTGGACCAGCTCCAGGTGCAGGCTGACGGGCTAATTGCTGAACTCAACAGCCTCCAGACAGCACACGACGCCTTGAG GTCTGAGATGGATGCTGAGCGACGGCAGACTGCTGAGCTCCGGGCCAAGCTGAGCTCCAGCGTCCAGGAGAAGCTGACagctgagggggaaagagagagactgGAGCTCGAGATACAGCGCCTCAAAGAGCAGCTCAAGTGGCATCAAGAGCAGCTCTCCTCTACAATGAAAGCACCTATTAGAAGCCAGACACCTGAACTGCACACAGCTCACGTAGAAACTAGGCTTAATCCAGTGGAGAGGAGCAAGGATGAGTACATGGAACAG GTCTCATGTCTGAAGCAGGAGCTGAATCATCTGCAGACCAAACTGGGGGAGGAGCGGAAGCTGGCCTCCCAGCACCAACTGGCCCTACAGGCTCAGGTCAGTGAAGCTCAGGCACACGTCAAG TCCCAGGACTTAGTGCTGAGCCAGAAGGCAGAGGAGGCTAAACAGATGAAGCAGGACCTCCAGAGGGCCCAGAGCCTGTTCAcctcagcagagagagagctgcgCTACGAGAAGGAGAAGAGCATGGACCTGAAGAGACACAACACCCTGCTGGACCAGGAAAAACTCAAG CTTTGTGCAGAGCTGAAGCAGGTCCAGACCAAGCTGGTCCAGGTGGAGCAGAGCGTCCATACTCAGGCGGCCGAGTGTGAACGTCAGCAGCAGAAAATCAGGGaattggagctggagctggcaCGGAACTGTACAAACCGCAGTGCCACCACCACTCTGCAGGAGGACCTGCAGGCTGAGAGGGCGCGGCTCATAGCTGCTGACAAGATG GTGTTagagcttcagcagcagctaaAGAGTGCCCAGCACCAGCTGCGCGTGGAAGAAGCCCGGGCCGGGGAGAGCAGCCGCCTCGAGAGAGACAGCAGGGATCTGTCTGACACCCTGTCAGCCCTGAGAGccaagcagcaggaggagcacaTCACCAG GAGGCTGTTGGAGCAGCGTGAGGAGGAGCTTCAGCAGCAGGTGCGCTCCCTGAGGCTAAAGGAGGCCTCCATGACCAGGACCAATGCAGAGCTCAGCCACCGTGTccagcagctggagacccgACTGGCAATCCTGGAGGCTGAGATTAGCAAGGCCAGAGAGGAG GTGAGAGACGGTCAGAAGTCGAGCCACAGACTGCAGGAGGACTTGGTGGCCAGTCAGCAGGACTGTGACAGACTGCAGggggagctgcagcaggttCTTCTCCAACTGGACACACACGTCAG GAAGTACAACGAAAAGCAGAGTCAGCACAAGACCAAGCTGCGCCAGGCCAAGCAGGTCTTCCTCAAGGTGACTGCACAGAGGGACCGTGTCATCCAGAAACTGGAGAACGACCTGCTGTTGGCCTCCAGCCTTTCACACAAG gagaaggagaggatcCACACAGTGACGGAGGAAAATGAGAAGCTtttggaggagaagagggagctACTGCGGAAGATAAGTGAGGCAGAGGAAATGGGCAGCCAAGGCATGAGGACGGCCTCCACGGTCCAACACAG GGTCAATGTCTTAGAAGTGGAAAACAGACAACTTCAGGATCGAACGCTGAAGCTCTCCAATCAAGTCAGTTCCTTAGAGCGAGCCTTGAGAAACGTCCAGTCGTACTACAGCCTGGAG AACACCAAGAAGGTGCTCCCCTCTGAGAGTCTGTGTGATGGCATCCTGCACACATCCACGTTAAG CCTGACGTCAGGTCCGTGTGACCCACTGGACATCCTGGACGCAATCTGTCGTGTGAAGGTGGGCGAGCGCATGGTAGTGGATGGCAACCGGGCGTCCGTCTCAGCACATCACCCGTCAGAGCAGGGCTACCTGAACCTCACCTCCCCATTGGTTCCTCCAGACACCAAAGGCACAGAGGAGAGCTCTAATAACAGCGAGCAGGTATGA